Below is a window of Falco rusticolus isolate bFalRus1 chromosome 9, bFalRus1.pri, whole genome shotgun sequence DNA.
AGTAGTCTCGTTGTGTTTGTTATGTTCTGCTGTGTCTGAGAATTTGAAGATAAGGTATTTATTATACAGATAAATACAAATAAGTCAAAAGCGTTGCCTTAACGGTGCCAGCAGCCTTGGCTAGGGTTACTGTTTGGAGAGGAATGATTTACTGGGTTTTGGGGCCCAAAAGAAAGTGAAGGGAGTAGGAAAACCTTCACACTAGAGATGCTAAGTCTGTAAAGAGCTGTTAACATTACAAAATATGGTTTCAAGTTGTGCTCAAATCTGATTTGTAGTGTATACTCGCAGTTCTCAGTGGCACATTTCTGCCctgtgtttgtttgttcttttttgctgttttttaagtATCCGAGCCTTGTGCAGTCCACTGCACCAGAGTTACAAAGTCTTTGTCAGCTGGTAAAGACTAAGAGAACTCTTCCCTGCTCTTAGTGGCTAGGTTGTCCCTCTCAGCCACTGAGGCAGTATATAGCTTTACCTGATACATTGAATGAGGCAAAATTCCAGTGTGGAGGGTGTTGACTTGACCTTTTCATAGATGCAGAAAAGGTAAACAAGGCTTAATTGTGATCCTCCTCCACGATATATTTTAAGAATGTCAAATACTGCTGAGGTGGCAAAACTCTCATTGTGTCAAAACACAGTAACTGATAATTTGTATCAAATAAAGTAAATTCCGTACGTTTAGGCAGAACAGTAGATGGAGTGTCCCCACTTGTGTATTTGGACTACTTCTGTCAACAAATGCAATTATTGGCAACTGTACTGGAACACAGTAATGTATTAAGGTGACTAaagctgcaaaaggaagaatCATTCGGTACTGGTAAATATAAACGGTGGATTctggaagcacagcagcagctttctcctAGTTAGGCAGCTCACAGTGAGGTTATTACTTTCTTAAAGGCTTCACCTGTgtctcttgcttttttaatcaaaactaaAATCTCATTGGAACTGGTTCTAATCTGTGATGAGTTAACAGGCTATCAGGGCTGCACAAGTTCAGTGTTGAACTCCCTCTTGGCAATGTAAAggacatccttttttttttcttgtttattgtTCTGTTAGTTTTTCCAAGTGCAGGAAAACAGtcacaataaattattttctcagtccttttttattttttgtgtggaCTAGTAAATTGACTTGGATACTGTATGTCTAGgacctttttaaaattcaggcaGTTGAAGCATTTAGGAAAAACAAGTTAAAACTGAAACTGTTAAAATGTCATGTGTATGTATCTCCTTGAATTGTTGTGCATTATAGCTGCTTAGGCATCTGACCTTCTCCAAGGGTCTTGCTTTGTGTCTGGTTTGCATGGTCTGCTGCAAAGTCCATGGTGATGGCTGGGTAGTTGATCCTCCTCTGAAGGATCTCTGAAcgctgtgctgctctgggtcATTattgtgaaagaagaaatggagatACCAGGAAACAACACAAAAAGGCAAACTCCTGCAAAATCCTTCAGGACTCTGGGACTAAACGTGATTAATTTGTGCTGCCACCATCTTGgtgtttttcctgcaaaatttcTTCAGGAATGCCTAGCTCTGCTCTTTTAAAAGTCATGTGCTTGTATTAGGATCAGGATTTTGTGGGTACTCAGCTAGAAGAGGGTTTCTTTAAGTTGTGTTTGCTTTcgtgctgaaaaaaattttgtagAGGGTAACATTTATTTGTTGATGTGTAACAAAGAATTCTGCTAAGGCTGGAACATTATAAGGAGATgggttttaaattttgtttcccttctttctcaTCTTGACAGcatttgaaattactttgttttttcttccaaataagaAATGATCTTTGTGACTGTAATTAACTACACTTTTCCCCTCCACTCctgttttgggggtttcttttcCAGTAGCGCAACCCTGCCAGGAACAACACTAGATCGTGGTGCTGTTCTCCTCGTCATGAGATGGTAGGCTGTTTTTGGTGTTCCTCCTCTGCAGTGCCAACGCTTTGTCCAGTTCTCTGAGCTGCTTCAAGAAGCCCCGGTTTGGCAAGATGCATCGATGTCTTGATACTTGCTCAATGGCATCCACTACTGTCATGTTCTTGTAAATCATCAGGTAAGCCAAGACCAATGTGGCTGAGCGGCTGCGGCCCATAGCACAGTGAACCAGAACCTTGTCTGtggaaacaaagagaaatgatGCAGAGATGATGCTGGggagtttctttttttgacagtgAGGGTTTCTGCAGTGCCCCAGCTCTGTTTGGCAGTCTGACTACCCATACCAGCATTTTTGTAACGCCCATCTTTTTACAGGTGTAAATCTTGTTGCAGTGGCTGAACGCTATCGACACTGGACATTACCCATTTAATCCTAAACCAGGTATCTTTGTACTGTTTGTGTACAAAGGCTGCAGAGAAGGCCTGGGGGCTGTAGCCTTGCATGAGGTAGTGTAGCAAGTTCCGCTGCAGCCTGATTGTATGTGCCTCACCAGCAGCACGTATGTAATTCTGTGTTTGGGCATAGCAATCAGAGCACAAGGGTGTGGGAGGTTGGGTCTGCTGTCGGACTGCCTTTCCGTGGGGAGAAATGGGATGCACAGAGGTGCCTTTCTCGGGTCTACTAGCCAGACAGAAAAACTAACagaatgtgattattttttgttctgacAATAATGTCCTTCAAGATCTAGATTGCATCACTTGATGCCCAAATACTTGATTTGTAAATTAGAGCTAACAAGGGTTTTTAAGGCTCGGTGATATTTTTGAGGACAGAGGATAAGAAAGGCCACAGAAGTTAACAGGCATATAACAGGAAGGATAGAAAGAAACCAACTATTAAACTGTAGAAAAGCTTCTAGAGAAAACTGGCTTGTCACCCTTACCCTGTTGTGTTGAATGAAAGTAACATTTCAGCACCGCCTCCCTGCGTGTTTTATATGATCATCTCCTCGCAGTAGTGGCCTGCCTCGTATGCTGTGAACGCAGAGTCTTTGCTAATAGTTTTCATCTGTGAATAAATGTGCCTCAAGATTTAGCTTTGTGACATCGCTTGGTTTAACTTTGGACTTTCATAGGCAGAAAGTCCTTGGCTTCAGGTACTAGCAAGGACGTAAGCCAAAGTGGAACCTTCCCCATTTGCTGTGTCGGGGGGAGGTGGAGGAAGAGAACAGTAAGTGGGTTCAGGTCTGATTGACAGGTTTTGAAACACTTCAGAAGATTTCCAAAAATGATTCGGAGCCCTTGGGGGGGTCTCACAAAGGGTTGAACTGCTGAAGGAAGTAGATTTGGAGCACTCTCTCTAACACCCTGCTAAGCTGAAttgccacaggaaaaaaaaaaaatcctatcaGGGCCAATAATAGTTTATCTCTGTCAGCTATGCCTAGTGAGAAGTGTTGGGTGCAAAGCTATGGCTCCTGCCGATTAACTCCTTTGCTTCCAGGCACAAGAGGATGTCTTGGCACAAGCAGCATTGCTGTGTAATGGATGCATCAAGAATTGCCAACAGTAGAGGATTAATGGCTACAGTCTGCATCCTAATCCCAGCAGATAGTCTTAGAGGCATCTTGGCAAAATTCCAGTCTCTCTGATAACTAAAAgtgcttcttcctctcctggAAAATGATAATCCCTTCTATTattactgcaaatatttgaaacGGATGGAAACTCTCATTTGTTCAGCCCTTCATGCTTCTCTTTAGAGCTTCCCACCTTGTAAATGGGTTGCTGTTGAGGTGATAAAATACATGATAGGACAAGGAAGGCTTTGCTTTGTGTGGGTGGCAAATGCAGGGGATCTAGGAGAAAATGTACACTTTCATTTTGTGTTAACAAAGGCGAGAAATGGCCATACAATTTGCTGAAATGCCCCCTGGTTGTAGTAAAACGACGTCTGTCCTTTCCTGGGTGTGAATAGTCAAGATGTGAGTGACTGTTAGAGCAAAACACAGGTACTATTCTGCAGAGCCACGTCCCCTCTGTACTATTTTGTAGTCTCTTCAGTTCTGACCTGAGGACCAGTCTGAACCTTTCCCCAAGAGGGAGTCTGCTCTTTGATCCTGACTGCTTACATCCTTCAAGCTGTGGCTGAATAAAAAATACCGGTGCACAGAGCCAGAGGTCTGCTCAGTGGTGACAGGTCCCTAAACTGTTCTGGTCATTCAGCTTGGGTTTGTGTTTCTTGCAAATCTGTCTAGATTCAGCAGTCCCCTTTCCAGAGTCACACGGAGTGATGAATGTGTCTTTGGTCAAATGCCTAGAGTCTTTGTCCCACGTGTTTCTTCCCACATTGCCTTTTTTATCTCCatcttcagtgtattttttcccattatatgttcacaggaaagcaaaatgctaTTCCCCTCTATTTTACGTTCCGAGGAACTAAGACACCAAGGGAATGATTACTAAAGCCACAGCATAATAGGGAGCTTAAAAACctcttaaaatactgtcttccTTCAGGTGAATCAAGCCTCACTGACTTAAAATTTAAGCTGTCCTATGGTCTGAATTGCATGTTTTGGGTGATAGCATGCATAATTGTGAACAGTTTGAGTTTGCCTCTAAAACTTATAACTGAGCTGCTTTCACTGTTCTGAAGTCCATCTGTCCATGCTTAAACTCTGCAAATCCTGCTCTGATCAGGGAGTTTCTTGGCTATCACAAAGGTGGTTTCAGTGGTTGTCAGAATTACCCTGTTAGGACTTACTTTGACAGCATCCAAATTGCCAAGCTTTCTGGCCTGTAGCAGAAAGAGGCTTCTTCATGGGCATGACAACTTGTTTCCATAACATTGACTGCTGAGCATCTTCCCAGCAGAGAGCTTTGGGTGAAGACATCAATCTATTCAGTGATCTGATCACTTGGGTGGCTGAAGGTCACACCCCAGGCGGTGTCATACAGCCCAATTAAATTCAATAATACATACGTTCTGTTTACAAAAgtagaaagtttttttttctttttccccttttccctcaCTTTGCATTGGCTGGGTTCTAATGCAAAGTAGCAAATGACTGTAATTGTGTTACTCATCCGAAGCATTTAGCATTCTATACCGAAGTGCCCTGTTATTACCACTGGAGGTAACTACTCTGTCACTCGCTATCAAATGCTGTGCGGGAATCTGGATGCTCTTTGTCAGGAAAATGCCAGAACAGGCCTTCCATTAGGCACTTAAACACAGAGCACCTTTCTACACTAGCTGTGTATTcataaatactgcatttataTCTTTGGAGGAAAGCACTAGTTACTTGTTCCTAGTCTTCTGTGAGTGTAAGAGACTTCAGTCTGCTCTTCAGCTTCTGGAGTCATCCTGTGGTTCTACAAATGCATAGTGGAAAGCCGTTGTCATGCATTCAGCCTCCATCTTTTCAGGGGCCATTCAGCTGTGCCTTTATGCATATCTTTGGCTGGGATCGGAGATGTACATTTAGTGTTATTTTGCTCCATGAGAAAGTTAAGagcttgctctttttcttcatggGCATTATAGaacattcttttgttttattgatCTCCACCAGAAAAGATCCTATCTATTTTGTGTAGAAACTGTGTGAACGTGGCAGGCAGCACGCAGCTACTGAAATGATTGCAGTTGGTAGTATCTAcataaatgcagattttttttgttttgtagaagTTCATCCAGTGGCTCTTTGTGCTCTTGTGTTTGAGTGCTGGACTGGTGCTTGATACAGTCTCAGAACTTCCTGGACTTTGATGTGATTTTGGAATGAAAAGGTGAATACCCCCACCCCTGtctcctctttccctgcccCAGTATTTATTGGGATGCAAGGTGTTTTCCTTGCCTGTGCTGCTTCCCTTGTGCTTGGTTCTTTACCTCAGTACAGCAAAGGTCTTGCAGGAACGGGCGGGTGGTAGGAGTGAGGAAGTCTGCATTTCTTACTTCAGCTCCTGCAGTCTGGCTGTGGCCCCTGGCCCCCAGCCGTGGCTAGACAGGGTGCGTGTTAGCTATCCGCTCCTGCCCAAAGGCAGTGCTTCAGACAGACTTTTTTGAAATGCCACGTTCCTTTCTTCCAAGCACGTGAGCTCCTCAAGCAGTTTCGCCTGCTATTAggactttgatttttaaaaccaaactgcTTTCAAGACTTTTTCCTGAACGAGGGAAGGGACTGTCGCTGTAGACTGTTCTTGCTGAAAGGATAAAGTTATAAAGATCTGGCTGGCTACTGGGGGCAAGCCAGGCAGTAGCTGGCTACAGCTGAGCTAAACAGCCAGGAACAGAAGCTGACATGAGGCTGGAAACTCTATATGTGACCCTCTGATATTAAGGTCTTTATAGGTCAGCAGGAAAGTTAAGTTTCTCTGCTGGTTTCCAGTAAAAGTTTCTCTGCTGGTTTCCAGTAAAATACCCTGTAGagatttcttttgttgttgttaaaaaaaaaaaaaaacaaaacaaaacaaaaaaaccaacaacaacaaaaaacaaaacaacaaaaacagaaaacaaaacgATAAAAAAACAGTTGTGTGGGGATGGAGTAGGAGTAGTACTGAAAGCCTGTGTGAGGCTTAGGCTTGTAGCACTTCACATCAGTGTAAAGCTTTCTGATGGAACGCTGCTGGAGGTCAGCAAATAATGAATTGTAGTAATCAAGCTGAGAAATTACAAAGGctttaatgaaatgtttctaGACCTCAGCTCTAAGTTGTGTGGGTCCGCTGCTGCTTGGAAGATGGCACAGAGAGAAATTTTACAGCTTGGGGTAGATCTGATGGCCAGGTGGGAAGGTGGATTTTGTTCGTAGAGTGGATTGAGTGCTGCAGAGCACGAAGCTGTGGAGTTACAGGCTGGAATCTCTGCAGAGCACTCGGGTTCCACTCCCACCACTATGCAACCAATATTCATTAAACCTTTCTTAATGGGGACTAATTTGAGGAAAAGACAGCTAATTCGTGGAACTTCTGCAGTGTCCAGTTGTCTCTGTGTTTACAAAGGagtcaaaacaacaaaaaaatctctatcTGATGAGAGACCTTAATGCAAGCTGCAATGTGGACTTCTGTCAGCGCTGGGTAAGGGGCTCTCGGACTGGTACTAGCTCTGCAGCGAGAATGGTCCTAGTTACATGACTACCTTCTCTTAAACTAGTTCCCTGTTACTAGTTTCATATTCTTTGTTAAATGGTATTGGACTTCTTTCATTCCCACCAGGCTGAATGCCATGGAACTAGCTTATAGTCAGGTAAATACTGTACTGTTTTTACCCATTTTCAGCACCCTCCTTACTTCTTTCATCCTGAAGTGCATTATCAATGAATTTAGAAGCTGAGTAAAAGAACTGGCTGAGCTTGAAAGTGGGGAGATCGTCCGCTTCCACTCCATAGTACTCCACAGTCATGTCGTGATAGTATTCTGGTCCTGTGTCCACGTTCCGCTGACCGTGGGCTGCGTTGAGGATGTGGGTGAAGCC
It encodes the following:
- the DUSP29 gene encoding dual specificity phosphatase DUPD1, yielding MDKMSSADLNAGKKNAYTAIKVDPEEDYCTPGAFELERLFWKGCPKYTHVNEVWPNLYIGDEKTALDRYSLEKAGFTHILNAAHGQRNVDTGPEYYHDMTVEYYGVEADDLPTFKLSQFFYSASKFIDNALQDERNKVLVHCAMGRSRSATLVLAYLMIYKNMTVVDAIEQVSRHRCILPNRGFLKQLRELDKALALQRRNTKNSLPSHDEENSTTI